The Bos indicus x Bos taurus breed Angus x Brahman F1 hybrid chromosome 11, Bos_hybrid_MaternalHap_v2.0, whole genome shotgun sequence genome includes a region encoding these proteins:
- the LOC113900664 gene encoding dynein light chain 1, cytoplasmic-like, producing the protein CVTKKATIKNADMLEEMQQDLVECAIQALEKYNIENDIATHIKKKFDKKHNPTRHCIMGRNFGSYVTHETKHFIYSYLGQVAILLFKSG; encoded by the coding sequence TGTGTGACCAAAAAGGCCACGATCAAGAACGCTGATATGTTGGAGGAGATGCAACAGGACTTGGTGGAGTGTGCAATTCAGGCACTGGAGAAATATAATATAGAGAACGACATTGCGACCCATATCAAGAAGAAGTTTGACAAGAAGCACAACCCCACCCGGCACTGCATCATGGGGAGGAACTTCGGTAGTTATGTGACACATGAAACCAAACACTTCATCTACTCCTACCTGGGCCAAGTGGCCATTCTCCTGTTCAAATCTGGTTAA